CCGGCTCGCCGCCACCCGGGCCAGCACGACCGACCTCGCCAACCTGGACGGCGCGCTGACGGAGATGTCCGCCGCCGAGGGTGACCCGGTCGCCGCGGTCGGCGCCGACCTGAACTTCCACCGCGCGCTGCTCGCCGCCACCCACAACGAGCTGCTCGAACGGATGGAGGTGGTGATGGAGACCGGCCTCGCCGAGCGAGACCGCCTGGTGCACGGGGTCGAACAGCACGACGACCCGGTGCCGAGCCACCGGGCGGTGGTGGACGCGATCCGCGCCGGTGACGCCACCGGCGCGGAAGAGGCGATGCGGGGACTGCTGGACAAGGCCGTCCGGGATGTCGAAAAGGTACGTCAACAGAAAGGCACCCGGTGAAGATCAGCCGTATCGAA
The Micromonospora pisi DNA segment above includes these coding regions:
- a CDS encoding FadR/GntR family transcriptional regulator, yielding MAQYARRGIHGQTVEILARRILAGEIPEGATLHLAALQQELDVSLTVLREALKVLTAKGMVDARQKRGTFVRPRSDWNLLDGDVIRWQFADGADPRLLDALQEVRLIIEPAAARLAATRASTTDLANLDGALTEMSAAEGDPVAAVGADLNFHRALLAATHNELLERMEVVMETGLAERDRLVHGVEQHDDPVPSHRAVVDAIRAGDATGAEEAMRGLLDKAVRDVEKVRQQKGTR